Proteins from a genomic interval of Rosa chinensis cultivar Old Blush chromosome 2, RchiOBHm-V2, whole genome shotgun sequence:
- the LOC112188824 gene encoding tobamovirus multiplication protein 1, whose protein sequence is MMLLESILEKSRCFRCFRLDLPLLILNIALAVFNGVLAAIAFSQLVRIHLRNQQIGWTRQKVLHLMIGCSNLGYFLYFTSTLIATFKQWFCWSNVCGFILMAYPKILLLAAFLLVLSFWVDLCHQANDEEDDDDDDSSMQHALLENSKNKHRSSVTNGHRICCSFPSIHVGSHQKFVIAVVGFVLILMVSFSVVIWIGAGKNPIDSSAVAEVYEDLLAFVVLFLGGGLGCYGILLLRKLRKVRSEKASSEMWKVGGLAVASVVCFTASALVALITDIPLYEPWRLKKAYGGKALVFLMLYYFIGSWVPSAFVLWFMRELPPPITNRQREQSRTITFISYAGVGQQHPRHWATVTSSNNQASRASPI, encoded by the exons atgatgTTGTTGGAATCAATACTGGAAAAAAGTCGTTGCTTTCGTTGCTTTCGTTTGGACTTGCCGTTGCTTATCCTCAATATAGCTCTGGCCGTTTTCAATGGCGTTCTTGCTGCGATTGCGTTTTCTCAG CTGGTCAGGATTCACTTGCGCAATCAACAAATTGGATGGACACGCCAAAAA GTACTCCACCTCATGATTGGCTGTTCTAACTTGG GTTACTTCCTATATTTTACATCTACACTGATTGCCACTTTTAAGCAGTGGTTTTGCTGGTCTAATGTCTGCGGGTTCATTCTAATGG CCTACCCTAAAATTCTGTTGCTTGCAGCTTTTCTTCTAGTCCTATCCTTTTG GGTGGACCTTTGCCATCAGGCAAATGATgaagaggatgatgatgatgatgacagtAGCATGCAGCATGCCTTGTTGGAAAATTCGAAGAATAAACACCGTTCATCAGTCACAAATGGTCATAGGATTTGTTGCTCATTCCCAAGCATTCATGTTGGAAGTCACCAGAAATTTGTGATTGCG GTTGTTGGGTTTGTCCTTATTTTGATGGTGTCATTTTCTGTGGTAATCTGGATTGGTGCGGGGAAGAATCCCATTGATTCTTCAGCAGTGGCTGAG GTATATGAAGACCTTCTCGCCTTTGTAGTTCTTTTTTTAGGAGGAGGATTAGGTTGCTATG GCATTCTGCTACTTCGTAAGTTAAGGAAAGTACGGTCTGAGAAAGCTTCATCTGAAATGTGGAAG GTTGGCGGTTTAGCAGTTGCTTCTGTTGTATGTTTTACAGCAAGTGCATTAGTAGCTCTTATTACAGATATTCCG CTATATGAACCTTGGAGGCTGAAAAAAGCATATGGTGGGAAAGCGCTAGTTTTTCTGATGCTGTACTATTTTATAG GCTCTTGGGTACCCTCAGCTTTTGTATTATGGTTCATGAGAGAATTACCGCCACCAATCACCAATCGCCAACGGGAACAATCAAGAACAATTACTTTTATCAGCTATGCTGGAGTGGGCCAACAGCATCCTCGTCACTGGGCTACAGTAACAAGTTCAAATAATCAG GCATCGCGAGCAAGTCCCATTTAA